The DNA sequence TGATTAAAGAATAAACTTTCTTTCCAGCACTTACGATAAAAAACATTGCTAGACCTGCTACAATTCCGTACAGAGCGTGTTTCCCCATTTCAGTCACGTGTGGTAAAAACCGGTGAACCAGTTCTATATTATGGTCAAAAATTCCACCTGAAACCAATAACAATGCAATCGTTCCAATAATCGATAAGGCTTTTATAATGATTGGCAATGCTTTTACTAAAGATTTACCCAACAAATTAAAAAATCCTTTGTTGTGTGATTTTTCAATAAGTTTATAACCTGCGTCATCCATTCTTACAATCAAAGCAACAATTCCATAAACTCCAACTGTTGCTAAAATTGCAACGATAGAAACGGTTATAATTTGTATCGGTAAAGATTTTTCTAAAACCGAACCTAAAGCGATAATCACAATTTCTAAAGACAAAATAAAATCCGTCGTAATCGCTGATTTGACTTTGAGTTTTTCAGCAGTTTCCGCAGTTTCGCCATCTTCAATTTCTTTGATGACTTCTTCGTGTTTATCTTTTTTATGAAAGAAATATTCGATGATTTTCTCCACGCCTTCATAAGCCAAATAAAGTCCGCCCAAAATAAGAATAATCTTAATGGCTGGTGGAAATATAAACTGCAGCAAAAATGCAATTGGAATAATAATCAACTTATTCACAAAAGAACCTTTCATAATCGCCCAAAGAACTGGGACTTCTCGTGATGATAAAAAACCGGTGGCTTTCTCGGCATTCACGGCTAAATCGTCGCCCAATATTCCTGCTGTCTGCTTAGTCGCCACTTTCGAGGCAACTGCAACATCGTCCATTAAGGCAGCAATATCATCTAATACCGCAAAAAATCCTGAAGCCATATCTTTTTGTTTGTCGCAAAAATAGAGAATTTTTAAAGATAATAATTGTGATCTAAAATTAATTTAAAGCATTTTCAATATCATAAAGAATCTGCGTAATCACCTAAGTGTGAAGAATTTATTTAGGAATTGTTGATAAACATAAATCACTCATCTTTTAAGCAAAAAGGGACAAAAGATCATAACGTAAAAAAGTTCTTCAGAAGAAAGAAAAAGGAATCGTTTTATCAATACTACTTCTATAAACTATGGAGTAAACCCTATTAAAATCAACCTTTTGCGGTTAAAATGATGAAATGACTTCTTACGGTAATTTAGAAATCCCTCAAATCAACAACCTGTCCTTCCTTTGAGCTTTCCAAAGAGGCTTCAATGATTTTCATATTCTGAATAATTTCTGAACCAGGTGAAGGTAATGGATATCCGAAAACAATATGTTCGTAAATCTCCTGATAGTAATTCATGTAATTGCCGGGTTCGCTGGAAGTTAAGATTCTTTTTGTGTCGGAATTTTCGTTTAGATAGTTAAGAATTCCGTCCGGTTCGTTTAAAGGTTTTGTCCAGTCTTCGTTGAAAGTTGGAATAGCTCCAGCGACCAATTCATTTTCCTGATCGTCGGTTCTTTCCTGTAAAAAACTTCCTTTATTGCCGTGGAGAATATAAGCGTAATGCGCTTCTTTGCTAAAGACCGAAGATTTTAAACGAACGCGTAAATCATTTTTATAGTAGAGCAGGATTTCAAAATAATCATTTGCAAAAGCTTGACCTTTCATTGAAAATACATCGGCAAAGAGTTTTTCCGGGAAACCAAAAAGTTGAGTTGCCTGATCGATAAGATGTGATCCCAAATCATGAACTGAGCCGGAACCTTTCAGCTGTGGATTTTCTTTATGCTCTTTTGCGCTCGGTTCTGTACGAAATCTATCGAAACGAATTTCGACTTCTTTTAAAGATCCTAATTTCCCTTCTTCTAAAATATTTTGAACCTGAAGATAATCACGGTCGAATCTGCGGTTTTGATAAACACTTAAGAAAAGGTTTTTTTCTTTTGCTAAATTCACTAAAATTTCAGCTTCTGAAACATCTACCGTAAAAGGTTTTTCTACAATCACATTTTTCCCCGCTTCCAGAGCCATTTTTACATATTCGAAATGGGTTTGAACGGGTGTGTTGACAACCACTAGTTCAATATCGGCATTTTGAAGCATTTCTTCCACAGATCTGAAAATAGTGGTTTCGGGATATTTGGCTTTTGATTCTTGTTTGGACCTTTCCACAATTGCGGACATGAAAAATCCGGGATGTTCTTTTAAAAAGGGTGCGTGAAATACTTTTCCACTCATTCCAAAGGCGCAAAGTCCGACTTTTACCAGTTGCATATATTTAATTTTTAACAAAGATATTTATAAATAATGTTGTTTGCGAAGGAGTGTAATTTATTCGGTGACAAGAAAAACAACCTGTAATTTTAGCCCCGATGGAAATGAAAATCCTTTTATGACTTGGCTTTAGACAAGGCATAAAAGATTGTAATGGACAGCGGGACGGGTCTTGTAAGAAAGCCAAATATGGATGCTCCTAAAAATAAAAAGGGTACGATTACGCAATGATTTATTCCTCCGCAACGGTCGGGCGATTGCCATCTTCTTCAATGCCTTTTTCAATGAGTTCGTCGACTTCTTCCAAATCATCTTCGTGCAAAGTTTCTAATTCGTCTTCCTGAATATCGACTTTCTTATTGATGAAAAATGTGCAGTAGAGCGGCAAATGATCGCTGCCAATATTTCGCAGTGTTTTGAAATCTTCTATGAAAATGTCGGTGGAATGGAAAAATAAATCGATGGGAAATCGAAGTAACCAATATTTTGCGTGAAAGGTCGACACAAATCCGCGTCCGATTCTGGGATCAATTAATTCGGAGGTTTTCCGGAATAAAACGGAAGCTCTTGCCCAGGCGACATTGTTAAAATCACCGACCACAATGACAGGATCTTTTATCGTTCTCGCTTCTTTTGCGATGGATAATAATTCGCCATCACGCTCTTTTGAGGTCTCTTCTTCGGTCGGACTTGGCGGCGGCGGATGAACTCCGAAAAAGGTAAAACGTTCGCCGCTGTCTGTGAGCAGAGAAGCTTCAATACTCGGTAAATCGTCGGCGATAAAATAATTGACTTTAATGGATTCTACTTTCAGTCGCGTATAGAAGTGAATTCCATAAGTGTTTTCTAAAGCAACTTTTTTAAAATTGGGATAGTCATTTTCAATTTTGGTTAAGGCATTTTCCCAAGCCTGATTGGATTCCATGGTTAATAGAATGTCGGGTTTTACTTCGTTCACCAAATCAATCAATCTTTGATATTCGTTATTGAACTGATAAACATTCACTGAGATAATGGAAATTAATTCAGAATCTTTCGCAACTTCTTTTACAGTATTTCTCTTATAAATGACGGTGTACGGAATTAAAATGACGATATGGTTGATAATGAAACCGAAAGAAATCAGGATAGTTCCCCAGAAGATTACAGTCTTAGGCTCGAAGAAAAATAGTCCTATCACCAAAACGGTCAATT is a window from the Kaistella flava (ex Peng et al. 2021) genome containing:
- a CDS encoding Gfo/Idh/MocA family oxidoreductase → MQLVKVGLCAFGMSGKVFHAPFLKEHPGFFMSAIVERSKQESKAKYPETTIFRSVEEMLQNADIELVVVNTPVQTHFEYVKMALEAGKNVIVEKPFTVDVSEAEILVNLAKEKNLFLSVYQNRRFDRDYLQVQNILEEGKLGSLKEVEIRFDRFRTEPSAKEHKENPQLKGSGSVHDLGSHLIDQATQLFGFPEKLFADVFSMKGQAFANDYFEILLYYKNDLRVRLKSSVFSKEAHYAYILHGNKGSFLQERTDDQENELVAGAIPTFNEDWTKPLNEPDGILNYLNENSDTKRILTSSEPGNYMNYYQEIYEHIVFGYPLPSPGSEIIQNMKIIEASLESSKEGQVVDLRDF
- a CDS encoding DUF808 domain-containing protein; amino-acid sequence: MASGFFAVLDDIAALMDDVAVASKVATKQTAGILGDDLAVNAEKATGFLSSREVPVLWAIMKGSFVNKLIIIPIAFLLQFIFPPAIKIILILGGLYLAYEGVEKIIEYFFHKKDKHEEVIKEIEDGETAETAEKLKVKSAITTDFILSLEIVIIALGSVLEKSLPIQIITVSIVAILATVGVYGIVALIVRMDDAGYKLIEKSHNKGFFNLLGKSLVKALPIIIKALSIIGTIALLLVSGGIFDHNIELVHRFLPHVTEMGKHALYGIVAGLAMFFIVSAGKKVYSLIKK
- a CDS encoding endonuclease/exonuclease/phosphatase family protein, with the translated sequence MLPLIPHQHWFFRIWEFARFQVVIIQLTVLVIGLFFFEPKTVIFWGTILISFGFIINHIVILIPYTVIYKRNTVKEVAKDSELISIISVNVYQFNNEYQRLIDLVNEVKPDILLTMESNQAWENALTKIENDYPNFKKVALENTYGIHFYTRLKVESIKVNYFIADDLPSIEASLLTDSGERFTFFGVHPPPPSPTEEETSKERDGELLSIAKEARTIKDPVIVVGDFNNVAWARASVLFRKTSELIDPRIGRGFVSTFHAKYWLLRFPIDLFFHSTDIFIEDFKTLRNIGSDHLPLYCTFFINKKVDIQEDELETLHEDDLEEVDELIEKGIEEDGNRPTVAEE